The stretch of DNA tttaaatttaaaaaaccacccaagtaaaggaaatcgggattttcgggattctcgaaaaaaaaatttttgttaaaaaatcggcattctgggacatagtttttttcggagtaccaaacgaaagtatggttttgggtgccaataaaaatagttatctcgatttttcattcggaaattgccacgaaatgttgatttgcacgataatataccctatgcaaaatattagctcattcgggctGCATTCACTGGTGTCATAAACGTTAAAacttgagttttttttgaaaaacgaaaaatcaccgaaaatcgaggttttttaaaaaaaattgatgccaaatgtcttaaaataacATTACTTGTCGAAATTTACATTTatgtcgaattttttttttcaaaaaaatgtttttttggcacttggtcgttttttcgcctgaaagatttttcttactaaaattGATACGTCCtcaactcatatttcctccaacccaaacggaatacaaacttccaTTCGAAtctaaaatacatgtttttgaaatctgcgtagtggaacatctaaattagtgaattttaataacattttgaaagtgaaaaacttaaaagttaataatttttaatgtgttattaataattttatcctagaaatgtatattaaactagattgtttctatcaattaaactgAAGCTCTCTAAACGccctacaatttgttctctgacacccaacttctgtctttcttaatttggcagcaatgtcgatataaacaattcttgatgaaaattcaagcaaaatcttcaaaaatcacgatttttaccgcactgtacatgtaataaccacttaaattacaccttaacgttgaaaggttaaatttcttcttgaaataagtcatatttgaaatataaaaaaaaatatttttttccaaactgtatataatcgagtccaaaattatatataatcgaatcacatataatcgagtctatatataatcgagtccgacctgtaatcgataatcgaataactgAAAAATCTAGACATCTCTAGACTCAATTGCAGAGTTTGACTGGATTGCGTCTGATTGGCAATGATTGAACGGAAATGCATTCGCATTAGCGTACTGCGGTATCCTTCGAAACTTTCgcttattttacattttttggcTTCGGCGGCCCGCTAGAAAAAAGGCATCGCGAATCTTGTTAGGAAAAACAACAAGCAAAAGCCCGGCATTACCATCAAATGTATATATTATTCTATGTAGATATGCATATTGTTTTCCGTTCTCATTCGTAGCACAGAATAGGCTAGTGATTCATATGTTAACCGGCGTTGTAGATGAGAAGTGAGCGAGTAATTAAAGGTGAAACTCAACGAAGCACAAAACAATTTGAAATTCTATTAtccaagatgtttttttttgtgcgccgGCTTAAATAATGCATATCCAAAAAAACAGACATCCGGTAATAAAAATTCGGCTAAAAGGCACAATCTTTTCCAGTGTTATCATTTATTACACGAGAACTCACACTGTTCTTGCTACCCACTAAAAGCATATTACACCTGGAACAATGAAACTTTATATACGTTATGCAAAAGTTGATAGCGGCCGTAAGGCGCAATTTGCATTTCAAAAACGCTCAACTGACGATGCGAATGTACAAAACGGTTGAAtgtcatattaaaaaaaaataagaccaGTAAGTTCCGTCGTATTAACTGGAATCCCAATATTGGTAAACAAATATGCTCAACCACGAACAAAGAAACGGTGCAATGAGAAGCAATTCATATCAAGATGGAGTTCATTGTTCGAGCAACTAATGTTATGCATTTTCAGACTTACCATAAATTACAGTATGACACCTCGTAGCAAACCAACAAAGGGTGGAAAACGCACTTGATCACAAAATTCACGAATTAAAACTTATCTCCAATCAACAACTGAACTTCGCCTTCGAATTATTCTGCACTgctgcaaaaattaaaacagaaaAATGCAAACTCTCTTAGCTGGATACGTTTGTCACAGATAGCACTTTGGAGCAGAACTGAGCTGACCGAACACCGAAGCTGGAAAAAAGAACTGGCGCACTGCTGACAGAAGACGAACGAAGAACGAAAGAGATCCCAAAGCGGTTGCTGCGATCGGTCGGGGTAAATAGCGGATGTAGATAGGTACATAGGCAACGGCCAAAAGAGACAGATCAGGTCGTGGATCGCAAGGGGAGacgtgcaattttttttcgtatggTTGCAAGAAGAGAGATATCGACAGGAGAAATGCGAGAGAGTTGTAAACATTGGTCCTCTTCGCTCGCGCATGTTCTCACCGGCGGTTGCGTTGCGCGCTTACGCCTGTGTGTTAACgattcaatattcaaattgcTTAACTTGTATGCAATCGCATAACGGaattgaagaattttatttgttcttCGAATTGAAGGTTTTGATGTGACTTTTGGAAAGTGAATGCGTATGTGAATTGTTCTTGCTATATCATCAAATTAATCCTCTCCAGTTCATCCAATACATGTAGAGTAACTTATCTTGTACGAGAAATCAAAATGTGTATGTCGTGCACTTGGAAACTTTACTTAATcaatacatataaaaaaaatataaaaaaactttttaagttaaacggtttcattgtgacaaaatataataataatacagataatgtactaaaagctaaaaaataattaggcgAGTAGCAGTTAGctgttatcacaccccttcctttAATCTAATGCAATCTAAGGATTTTATTtgagtctcatcaatgccctagatcgacggcgccagtggttgtatggttagcgtaacagcctcacaatccgatcggcctgggttcaatcccagctggcgtcgttgggattttctgaggcgaaaaatctctggttacgtcttccttcggagcggaagtaaaagaagttggcccggctcatgagttgttgagtctgataggtaggaacaggtggagtcgcctccctgatgtcggtgattggcactaaagtggcggaaataggccgacgaaaaataagcgaagataaaaaaaaaaaaatgccctaGATTAAACGAAGTGGCGCCTAATCAttttttaggcttttaatagggtaaatgatcttggtttgtccaatttggggtgtttttacgcaactagtaaaagcaaatcgatttttcttcatgaaaatcacatataatcgatacgagtttgggtttgatGTAAAGCCCCAAgtttctagttgctaatactaccattaggcgttgaaattattcaaatttttatgttttttaacgattttcctcaaagaggaattatgatcatgctttggccacctctgatcatggtttgtcaaaaaaattatcatggtttgtccggctttagaaattaccatttttgaatgaaaacatttgaattctcaagtaaatgttgcatttatcattgcttgagtttactgtcatcatattgatccattcataatttaggctttcttgagaatattgtattttcttgggcattttaaaagtgttcacctcaacacactcaacatagagaaacttttttTCTGCTATGCACGAAGAACACAATAAACAGACTGCAGTGCGCCAAGCGGTCgacatagaaatcatgtggacaaaacaacattattgaattggacaactcatgatcagaattgagttcatcataatgcgttaatttaatggtttaatggtatgtaaatctgatacaaatgatgtgcgaccatgatgtttacaatattcgtaagtgttataatccagaaaaggtctgaatatgtacgaaataatcatctggtgatcgattaaaagtaaGGTCGAATGAGGGGAGCTTCGACACCAATAGATGatgtattttatatttataatccttagaaacatgtgattccgtaaaaatatactataaaactactgtaaatcatcgAAAAGACaactttatttatatgttttgaaacattcgaatacctgatttgacaaaggtgtgctgaattagagctttcaaaaaagtgaaaaaaccatgatcatatttccgACTGGacgaaccaaaatcatttaccttacattattattatgttttgtcacaatgaaaccgttcaacttaaaaagtttgtttttatacttttttttattttctagtttttagtacattatccgTATCAtcagtatatttctctacaataaaaacattccACAATTTTTGAAAATGGATGATATTTGCCtatttttttcggaatgttttcatgatgtactgtattctattaatcAAATCATCCCATTTGATACCGATTATGATGAgattataaaaaatacatagtcgaccatttgaTGCTGGCGACCTTTCTGATttcatgttgttcataatgtagtttgTTCTCCAAATCAAATCCATTCACttgatacacatatcccaattaagtttttttcaaattaatatgAAATCggccattttatagcggcggcaaaattaaatttttcaaaataatggaacacgcagtattataatgacagcagagataaaggtgtgttccaaatttcagatcaattagtCACAAGgaacgattttatttttctcttctttaacaataaattatcacttctaACCTTATGTGGTAACTTGTTCTAATGTCTAGCAACACACCTGATTTTTTTGAgcgttcaaaaaatcaaaaactattcattttgtAGTCATTTTTGTGTCAACAACTCCCAATTTAGAGCAGCAAGAGCAAATTTCCcgtaaagtttttgaaaaacagTCATTTTATTGAAGTTCTCAATACATATGAACTGTTTAGTACCTGTTGAGTCTGATCATGAattttattagttgtttttgttgGAACTAacatcaaaatttcaaatacaaaaacaacatatttACCATCAAGTGTTTTCCGTTAGACGGGCAGGTGGCATcaatattgccaccaacattttacgctagcTGGGCAGGTGGTAGCCATATTGTCACCAACATCTAACTCtaaggccatctacacactaggcaacctaagcgtggaaacacactagacggctctcccgcgcgattctcgcaatgacaagtcgcagcaggagctcgatgaaaaacacattcagcggctttcgacggcttcactagcggccattatcatatttttatagacggatgcaagacgagtctatggtacaaggtacaactgtttggacagtaagcggattagaggggaggtatataaagacagaatggtggaaaacggaagagggatgtttacctgagcgagagggagaaAGAAGTTGATCGCAcacgtctgaaatattgcatttctcgataatttgggtagtattcgagaatccgcagctacatgaccgcagagtgattttcacgtattggctcaccGATAGTACATTAACTATTACCTTGCTTCATGTGCAccgcataaacactaatactatcacaaaaccgttgcggcgcatcatctccatcgagccaccgcagAGAATGAGGAACCTTACAACAGTGACTTTAGAACCGGCCGTACCCGCTccgccttgtgtgttttatctcattcacattccattatcgaggccccgcggcggtctgtcattgcaaaatccgcgcggggaagccgtccagtgtgttcttacgctaagttggaaagcaacttaacgaatctgtcaaaaaagttgagaacatgtgtaatcaaatgggagcatacacactaggcaactggcaactttggtcggaccaactttttcgattcaactcagcatgtcgagtcgcgcgcgatttgtgtcggcaaccttttcgttcaatccgcgttgacggcattgagcttcgtattccgaaatgggggagcaggcatgacaatatgggtttgcaaaaGACATAAAcgtgcttttaaaataaaaattatgaatgaacattatttttaccaaaccaaattagtactctaggtaaactaaaatcacttttgcttgcaagtagtaaaaaaatatcatacacaaattgtgtttaaagataattttgtattataatggcaagttttggtgagaatatctgaaaattgatagaaaatagtttaaattggggTCAGAACAGCGTACTTATAGAAGGCAaataacgcaaagaaaaaaaattcattcaaattttagcaatttaaaactgccttagggtcgactaatctgatagagaatagttgacctcatacaaactaatatcgtatccagatgtcgacaccattccgccgtcaacgcgaattgctGTTGACGTTTTGATTTCTGCGTTCATTGAATTTCAATATCTGTCAATGGTGATGCAAAACAGTGTTTACAATATTGGCGCATCTGTTTCTATGAACGAACGAGATGTAAGTATTTTGCTACTTTGGTTtagtttatatataatatatattcgtTTGACGTTAGGAAATGCCATCAATATGCAAGTTCTCTTGATATACCGTCCGGGAAGAGTGCTGAATTGATGCGTatacagggtgtcgactcaaattccgaaaaaaaattccctgatattccctgattttccagtactTTTCCAGAAAAATTCCAGATATAGACTAGtgatcaaaatttttattttagttctGTTTTTTAACAGCTAGTAAGTATCTATGAAGGCTAGAACAAGTAAATTTATGAGCGAATATAATCCAATAAATgagttttttgtatttttttgtttgaattataCAAAGACTGAGAAACGGCGTAAAAGATAGAACATGATTTATTCATGCAGTTCATGAAAGATGCTTAAATACTAATACagcagaaaattttatttattttgattcgGATGAGTTTTACAAAACAGTTGATTTCAACaaagcgattttttcttgcaaacTTTCGGCTTCCTTCTGtgcgttttccaaaattttactCCGTTTGATCTCTAAAGatttcgcttctgcttctcGTTGACGTTTCATCATCTTTGACGCATTTGACGCAAGATCTTCTTTCTTACGGCGTTCCTTGTCTTCTATATAAAGGGAGTGAGAATTTCGAACTCGTTGAATTAGCTGGTTCGAAATTTGTATTGATGCTATCTCTCCAGCGTGAAATACAGCGTCATAAATTTGTCGCTTAGCAACAACCGATTCCTCACGCATGTTTTCAAAAAGACATTCAGCGTTAATGGAAAAGCCCCTCTCAAGGTTGGCGTTTCCATGCGAGAGACAGCAGATCATTTTTACGATGGTAAAAAGTTCCATAAACTCATCCCCCGATAGCAATCCCTTCCAGAAATGGTCCAGTCGttcatttttccgatcatagtaGGCAAACTTGTTGCTTTTGTTGCTACCAACtaattttaaatattgtttcagtGCCAAGTCTGCTGAAGCTCCACTGATACGACCAAAATCCATCAATATAGTTAAAAGCTTTTCGAATCGTTTTCCAGCCAATTTTTGATCGGAATCAATGACTGAAGGGTCAAGAGAGGATGCGGCTTTCGTCACAGGATACGTCAatggcgatcgcttcataagctTTAGAATCAGTGCTTTCAAAAATCCTTTGCATTCCAGACGAAATTGCAGAATTTGTTTTTGGGTCAATTTTGACgagttttttaaaacttttcttgttTCAAAACCCAATACAATCTCTTTCATTGGTAAATGATTCTTGGCTTCATTGATCTCTTCTATTGTTACCTGAAAGAAATGAAAACagtaaattttattcaaatagcAATAAAATTGCTATTGGATCAATCATTTGATAGAATGAATTATCCACAAGAGATTAAATATACCTGAGTGATGTTCTTTAGCTGATCGATCTGCATGAATCTTCCCAATATACTTCTAGCCATTTGACTCAAATTGTTATACAAAAATGGCACCATGGGATTATCCGTTTGGAACTCGCGCAAAAATGGTTCTACTTCAGCGGCAACGGATTTGAAAAAGGTCAACTTAGCCAACAGTAGAGGATCTTTTAGACACTCAACTACATCGACGTACGAATCtgattttggttcaattttgtCATTCTGAACACCCTCAACGAACTTCCTTATATGAGGAGTAATCTCCACAGCTCTTTGTGCTACGTtaacagggtgtcgactaccttgaaaatccttgaaaatcagggaatatcagggaattaaaataatgtcagggaaaatcagggaatatcagggaatttcgacatcaatctggaaaaaaaataaattcagtcatttagaatttttattattgcagtaattagaaaattttgataACACCAAATGCTGAGAAGGTATAGCTAGGGCTTGATAAAATGAGCTTCATGATGATATTAGACTTTGCCACGAACTCTAAAGCTGAGAATTCTGAGCTCGATGAAACTTCGTAAGATATATTTTGTCGTTGGTTTCGACGAGTCTTTGTACAAGACTACAAAGAGGCTGCAGTTGCATCTAAATATCAGATTTTGGGAGGAAGAATAAATGGAGGTGGTAAATCGTTACATGACGTCTATGTTCTTGGAGCGTTCTCAAGCATCAGAGATTAACTTTTCAAGAAGGTCtgggaatta from Toxorhynchites rutilus septentrionalis strain SRP chromosome 3, ASM2978413v1, whole genome shotgun sequence encodes:
- the LOC129778963 gene encoding uncharacterized protein LOC129778963, with the protein product MVPFLYNNLSQMARSILGRFMQIDQLKNITQVTIEEINEAKNHLPMKEIVLGFETRKVLKNSSKLTQKQILQFRLECKGFLKALILKLMKRSPLTYPVTKAASSLDPSVIDSDQKLAGKRFEKLLTILMDFGRISGASADLALKQYLKLVGSNKSNKFAYYDRKNERLDHFWKGLLSGDEFMELFTIVKMICCLSHGNANLERGFSINAECLFENMREESVVAKRQIYDAVFHAGEIASIQISNQLIQRVRNSHSLYIEDKERRKKEDLASNASKMMKRQREAEAKSLEIKRSKILENAQKEAESLQEKIALLKSTVL